A window of the Streptomyces sp. NBC_01351 genome harbors these coding sequences:
- a CDS encoding MMPL family transporter has product MAAIARWCIRHRLLAVLIWLLALGATAAAAGTAGSAFSNDYEVPGTESGKAHAFLRQGFHGQGGDTDTIVWRAPDHQSARTPDVEQRMTRALDTIAELPGVGSVAGPYGPGPESAARISPDGRTAYAVVTFDRPADSVPKAQAKAVVDAAKNPATETDGLQVELGGRAVGLTETPSAHLAEVIGVAVAALVLFLAFGSLAASLLPIATALVSVGTAYFGITLLGHAMPVADFAPMLGTLIGLGVGIDYALFIVTRHRKALARGVPVDEAAESAVATTGRAVVFAGATVCIALLGMLVLRLNFLNGVAIAASVTVVLTVAASVTLLPALLSLIGMRALSRRERRKLAAEGPLTEQTTGFAARWSAFVERHPKLLGIAATLVMLVLALPTLSLHLGTSDQGNNPATSTTRQAYDLLAEGFGPGTNGPLTVVARLDGAGDRLAVEHLAEALGQTKGVASAGPAVFNRSGDTAVVTVIPDSAPQSRATSELVDRLREDVVPRAGHGNSMEVHVGGVTAGYDDFAEVVIGKLPLFVGVVVALGCVLLLLAFRSIGIPLKAAAMNIAAVASSFGVVVAIFQWGWGSELLGLGSAGPIEPFLPVIMVSVLFGLSMDYQVFLVSRMYEEWLETGDNRRAVRVGLAETSRVINSAAVIMISVFLAFVLSGDRIIAMFGIALAAAVALDAFVLRTLLVPALMHMLGGANWWLPAWLDRRLPKISIEPPERRPHGKLPAQRPSEDSAEPADSVPVSS; this is encoded by the coding sequence TTGGCAGCAATCGCACGGTGGTGCATCCGCCACCGTCTCCTCGCCGTCCTGATCTGGCTGCTCGCCCTCGGCGCGACCGCGGCGGCCGCCGGGACCGCGGGATCGGCGTTCTCCAACGACTACGAGGTTCCCGGCACCGAGTCCGGCAAGGCGCACGCGTTCCTGCGCCAGGGCTTCCACGGCCAGGGCGGTGACACCGACACCATCGTGTGGCGGGCCCCGGACCATCAGAGCGCCCGCACTCCGGACGTCGAGCAGCGCATGACCCGGGCCCTGGACACCATCGCCGAACTTCCCGGTGTCGGATCGGTGGCCGGCCCCTACGGCCCCGGCCCCGAGAGCGCCGCCCGGATCAGCCCCGACGGGCGCACTGCCTACGCCGTGGTGACCTTCGACCGGCCGGCCGACTCCGTACCCAAGGCCCAGGCCAAGGCGGTGGTCGACGCGGCGAAGAACCCGGCCACCGAGACCGACGGCCTCCAGGTCGAACTCGGGGGCCGCGCCGTCGGCCTGACGGAGACCCCTTCCGCGCACCTCGCCGAGGTCATCGGCGTGGCCGTCGCGGCCCTGGTCCTCTTCCTGGCCTTCGGCTCGCTCGCCGCGAGCCTGCTGCCCATCGCGACCGCCCTGGTCAGCGTGGGCACCGCCTATTTCGGGATCACCCTCCTCGGGCACGCGATGCCGGTCGCCGACTTCGCCCCGATGCTCGGCACCCTCATCGGCCTCGGCGTCGGCATCGACTACGCCCTCTTCATCGTCACCCGGCACCGCAAGGCCCTCGCCCGGGGCGTCCCCGTCGACGAGGCCGCCGAGAGCGCCGTCGCCACCACCGGCCGGGCCGTCGTCTTCGCCGGAGCCACCGTCTGCATCGCGCTGCTCGGCATGCTGGTGCTGCGGCTGAACTTCCTGAACGGCGTCGCGATAGCCGCCTCCGTGACGGTGGTCCTGACGGTCGCCGCCTCGGTTACTCTGCTGCCCGCCCTCCTCTCCTTGATCGGCATGCGCGCGCTCTCCCGGCGCGAGCGCCGCAAGCTCGCCGCCGAGGGCCCGCTGACCGAGCAGACCACGGGCTTCGCCGCCCGCTGGTCCGCCTTCGTGGAGCGCCACCCCAAACTGCTCGGCATCGCCGCCACCCTCGTGATGCTGGTACTGGCCCTGCCCACGCTCTCCCTGCACCTCGGCACCTCCGACCAGGGCAACAACCCGGCCACCTCCACCACCCGGCAGGCCTACGACCTGCTCGCGGAGGGCTTCGGCCCGGGCACGAACGGCCCGCTCACCGTCGTCGCCCGCCTCGACGGGGCCGGGGACCGGCTCGCCGTGGAGCACCTCGCGGAGGCGCTCGGCCAGACGAAGGGCGTCGCATCCGCAGGCCCCGCCGTCTTCAACCGCAGCGGCGACACCGCCGTCGTCACCGTCATCCCGGACTCCGCCCCCCAGTCCCGGGCCACGAGCGAGCTCGTCGACCGGCTCCGCGAGGACGTGGTCCCGCGCGCCGGGCACGGCAACTCCATGGAGGTCCACGTCGGCGGCGTGACGGCCGGCTACGACGACTTCGCCGAGGTCGTCATCGGAAAGCTGCCGCTCTTCGTCGGGGTGGTCGTCGCCCTCGGCTGCGTCCTGCTGCTGCTCGCCTTCCGCTCCATCGGCATCCCGCTCAAGGCCGCAGCCATGAACATCGCCGCCGTCGCCTCCTCCTTCGGAGTCGTGGTCGCGATCTTCCAGTGGGGCTGGGGCAGCGAACTGCTGGGCCTGGGCAGCGCCGGCCCCATCGAACCGTTCCTGCCCGTGATCATGGTGTCCGTGCTCTTCGGACTGTCCATGGACTACCAGGTCTTCCTCGTCAGCCGGATGTACGAGGAGTGGCTGGAGACCGGCGACAACCGGCGGGCCGTCCGTGTCGGCCTCGCCGAGACCAGCCGGGTCATCAACTCGGCCGCCGTCATCATGATCTCCGTCTTCCTGGCCTTCGTGCTCAGCGGAGACCGGATCATCGCCATGTTCGGCATCGCGCTCGCCGCGGCCGTGGCCCTCGACGCCTTCGTGCTGCGCACCCTCCTCGTGCCCGCGCTGATGCACATGCTCGGCGGCGCGAACTGGTGGCTCCCCGCCTGGCTCGACCGACGGCTGCCCAAGATCAGCATCGAGCCCCCGGAGCGCCGCCCGCATGGGAAACTTCCGGCACAGCGGCCGAGCGAAGACAGCGCGGAGCCCGCTGACTCCGTACCCGTGTCCAGCTGA
- a CDS encoding siderophore-interacting protein encodes MAGSKGWEGVVLKLMKGKDFTFTVTGAEDVTADYRRVSFTDGGLLAAAGEAPHPTMWVRVWFEGAGRPHQRAYTLVDPDPVAGTFSFEFALHDGVASAWARGAKPGDTVDATVQGTGFTAPQPAPQRLLVIGDPASLPAINSLLDAYPQTPATIWFETQHASDADLPLRVDAARHEVRCVTRDGAALADRVKAELPDLAGDPASAYVWLACDTATTRTLTAYLRKELGLPKHRVNALGYWRPAAA; translated from the coding sequence ATGGCCGGCAGTAAGGGCTGGGAGGGCGTCGTCCTCAAGCTCATGAAGGGCAAGGACTTCACGTTCACGGTGACGGGGGCGGAGGACGTCACGGCGGACTACCGCCGCGTCTCCTTCACGGACGGCGGGCTGCTGGCCGCCGCCGGGGAGGCGCCGCACCCGACGATGTGGGTACGGGTCTGGTTCGAGGGCGCGGGCCGACCGCACCAGCGGGCCTACACGCTCGTGGACCCGGATCCCGTGGCGGGCACGTTCAGCTTCGAGTTCGCCCTGCACGACGGGGTCGCCAGCGCCTGGGCGCGCGGGGCCAAGCCCGGGGACACCGTCGACGCCACCGTGCAGGGCACCGGATTCACCGCCCCGCAGCCGGCCCCGCAGCGGCTGCTGGTCATCGGCGACCCGGCTTCCCTCCCGGCGATCAACTCGCTGCTGGACGCCTACCCGCAGACCCCGGCGACGATCTGGTTCGAGACGCAGCACGCCTCGGACGCCGACCTGCCGCTGCGCGTGGACGCGGCCCGGCACGAGGTCCGGTGCGTGACGCGGGACGGCGCCGCGCTCGCCGACCGGGTCAAGGCCGAGCTCCCGGACCTGGCCGGGGACCCGGCGTCGGCGTACGTTTGGCTGGCCTGCGACACGGCGACGACGCGCACCCTGACGGCGTACCTGCGCAAGGAGCTCGGGCTGCCGAAGCACCGGGTCAACGCCCTCGGCTACTGGCGCCCTGCGGCGGCCTGA
- a CDS encoding GNAT family N-acetyltransferase has protein sequence MTTASTRQPVHSHLVEGFGTVTITPVDPAADSALIHSWVTEDRARFWGMGEASRELVQEIYEDVDRRTTHHAFMIGRDGEPVALFQTYDCAEDRVSECYEVQPGDVGVHLLIGPSQGAVEHGFTAGLLSAFTAYLFSDPATRRVVAEPDSRNTKAISRLERNGFVIGPEIELPEIDLPEVYLPAKKARLAFLTASATR, from the coding sequence ATGACCACCGCCTCCACGCGCCAGCCCGTGCACAGCCACCTCGTCGAGGGCTTCGGCACGGTCACCATCACCCCCGTCGACCCGGCCGCGGACTCCGCCCTGATCCACAGCTGGGTCACCGAGGACCGCGCCCGCTTCTGGGGCATGGGCGAGGCCAGCCGCGAGCTCGTCCAGGAGATCTACGAGGACGTCGACCGCCGTACGACGCACCACGCGTTCATGATCGGCCGCGACGGCGAGCCGGTCGCGCTGTTCCAGACGTACGACTGCGCCGAGGACCGGGTCAGCGAGTGCTACGAGGTGCAGCCCGGGGACGTCGGCGTGCACCTGCTGATCGGCCCCAGCCAGGGCGCCGTCGAGCACGGGTTCACGGCGGGCCTGCTGTCGGCGTTCACCGCGTACCTGTTCTCCGACCCGGCCACCCGTCGCGTGGTCGCCGAGCCGGACAGCCGCAACACCAAGGCGATCTCCCGGCTCGAGCGCAACGGCTTCGTCATCGGCCCGGAGATCGAACTCCCGGAGATCGACCTGCCCGAGGTCTACCTGCCCGCCAAGAAGGCCCGCCTGGCCTTCCTCACCGCGTCGGCGACCCGCTGA
- a CDS encoding serine/threonine protein kinase has product MLSQSTLRRGTLTSQNLHIGPDAAADRYRLLRSIGRGGEAVLYLAEIELAGGSEPVVVKVLDSKTTITPDVFDRISQKWNEQAELLRFVHRPGVVGVREHFEGPPIHRPGESSTLTGRALVLVMNHVDGLDLRDWRAERTLATAAERREVMRTLEQLADVLDWLHSGKATPSGRQVIHGDLSPGNVMVDAHGQATLVDFGLSKLTADHQTAEVWFTPGYAAPEVFDGKRTPGTDRYAFGAIAYFLLSGQSPPATPEQLAHALADLPQFAVLDAEQRARIASIYSADPAQRPVNLAGWMKDIRHAVVSTTTSTSQRAVQDAPPAKPTLPPPPVAAPVVPPQPATPPPAAATAPPAYTPTAQPTQVPAPAAAPAPGPTPAPEPASVPAGYGPTYNLNPAPAAPAPAPPKKRRTGLLVGSAAAVLVLAALAVVGVRLLGDKDKGTEADGAKPAAGSSASATPTTTPGLPSSQPSKSAGPDPTGSPSDSQRATEPGTAPESDVVDLTNLAPIDGLNGFRVNAVTLNTKSYGAAFVADCSQTSYAEFNLNRAWSTLEFTAGIDDTSPVESGRISIAIDDKPALFNEEIQLGKPVTRTVQIKDALRLRIRVEDTCGTKDGYVVLAAPTLKR; this is encoded by the coding sequence ATGCTCTCTCAAAGCACGTTGAGGCGGGGGACATTGACCAGTCAGAACCTTCACATCGGGCCTGATGCGGCAGCCGACCGGTACCGGTTGCTCCGGTCGATCGGGCGGGGCGGGGAGGCCGTGCTCTATCTCGCGGAGATAGAGCTGGCCGGGGGGTCCGAGCCCGTGGTCGTCAAGGTGCTCGACTCCAAGACGACCATCACGCCCGACGTCTTCGACCGGATCAGCCAGAAGTGGAACGAGCAGGCGGAGCTGCTGCGGTTCGTGCACCGGCCGGGTGTGGTGGGCGTACGGGAGCACTTCGAAGGTCCGCCGATCCACCGGCCCGGGGAGTCCTCGACCCTCACCGGGCGGGCGCTCGTCCTCGTCATGAACCACGTCGACGGGCTCGACCTGCGGGACTGGCGGGCCGAGCGGACCCTCGCCACGGCCGCCGAGCGGCGCGAGGTGATGCGCACGCTGGAGCAGCTGGCCGACGTACTGGACTGGCTGCACTCGGGGAAGGCCACGCCGTCCGGGCGCCAGGTCATCCACGGTGACCTCTCCCCCGGCAACGTGATGGTCGACGCCCACGGGCAGGCGACTCTGGTGGACTTCGGCCTCAGCAAGCTGACGGCCGACCACCAGACGGCGGAGGTGTGGTTCACCCCGGGCTACGCGGCCCCCGAGGTCTTCGACGGCAAGCGGACCCCGGGCACGGACCGGTACGCCTTCGGGGCCATCGCCTACTTCCTGCTCAGCGGGCAGTCCCCGCCCGCCACCCCGGAGCAGCTCGCCCACGCGCTGGCCGACCTCCCGCAGTTCGCGGTGCTGGACGCGGAGCAGCGGGCGCGGATCGCCTCGATCTACTCGGCGGATCCCGCGCAGCGGCCGGTGAACCTGGCGGGCTGGATGAAGGACATCCGGCACGCGGTGGTGTCCACGACCACCTCCACCTCGCAGCGGGCCGTCCAGGACGCGCCCCCGGCGAAGCCGACGCTCCCGCCCCCGCCGGTGGCCGCGCCGGTGGTCCCGCCGCAGCCCGCGACCCCGCCGCCGGCCGCCGCGACGGCTCCGCCCGCGTACACCCCGACCGCACAGCCGACCCAGGTCCCCGCCCCAGCCGCCGCCCCGGCCCCGGGCCCGACCCCGGCCCCGGAGCCCGCGTCGGTACCCGCCGGGTACGGGCCGACGTACAACCTGAATCCGGCGCCGGCCGCGCCCGCGCCCGCGCCGCCGAAGAAGCGGCGCACCGGCCTGCTCGTCGGCTCGGCAGCCGCGGTCCTCGTACTGGCCGCGCTCGCCGTGGTCGGCGTACGGCTGCTGGGGGACAAGGACAAGGGCACGGAGGCGGACGGCGCGAAACCGGCTGCGGGCAGCAGCGCCTCCGCGACACCGACCACGACGCCCGGCCTGCCGTCGAGCCAGCCGAGCAAGAGCGCCGGCCCTGACCCGACCGGCTCGCCGTCGGACAGCCAGCGGGCGACGGAGCCCGGCACCGCGCCGGAGAGCGACGTCGTGGACCTGACCAACCTCGCCCCCATCGACGGGCTGAACGGCTTCCGGGTCAACGCCGTCACGCTGAACACGAAGTCCTACGGCGCCGCGTTCGTCGCGGACTGCTCCCAGACCTCGTACGCCGAGTTCAACCTCAACCGGGCCTGGTCCACCCTGGAGTTCACGGCCGGGATCGACGACACCTCGCCGGTCGAGTCGGGGCGGATCTCCATCGCCATCGACGACAAGCCGGCGCTCTTCAACGAGGAGATCCAGCTCGGCAAGCCGGTCACCAGGACGGTGCAGATCAAGGACGCGCTACGGCTGCGCATTCGGGTGGAGGACACCTGCGGCACCAAGGACGGTTACGTCGTCCTGGCCGCGCCCACGCTCAAGCGCTGA
- a CDS encoding GNAT family N-acetyltransferase, protein MDPDELLKVRSLFDSEMREGLQPDSAQARVERVGAVVRHTVPGLGWNGVVWSDLDEETADAEIAAQVAFFAGRADPEFEWKLYDHDRPADLGDRLRAAGFVPEPAETVLVARTAGLAALPVEPPEGITLRAVEDEAGVDLMMEAHYRAFGTERPRIREQVLDLLRTEPETIVAVVAMAGDTPVCGARMEMRPGTSFAGLWGGGTDPRWRGRGIYRLLVAHRARVAAERGIPYLQVDASDESRPILERLGFERLGVTVPYVWAGAVPPGAASAG, encoded by the coding sequence ATGGATCCTGATGAACTGCTGAAGGTGCGGTCCCTGTTCGACTCCGAGATGCGCGAGGGCCTGCAGCCGGACTCGGCGCAGGCTCGCGTGGAGCGGGTGGGTGCGGTCGTCCGGCACACCGTGCCCGGCCTGGGGTGGAACGGCGTGGTCTGGTCGGACCTCGACGAGGAGACGGCGGACGCCGAGATCGCGGCGCAGGTGGCGTTCTTCGCAGGGCGCGCGGATCCGGAGTTCGAGTGGAAGCTGTACGACCACGACCGGCCGGCGGACCTCGGGGACCGGCTGCGGGCGGCCGGGTTCGTGCCGGAGCCGGCCGAGACGGTGCTGGTGGCGCGGACCGCCGGGCTCGCCGCGCTCCCGGTGGAGCCCCCGGAGGGGATCACCCTGCGGGCCGTGGAGGACGAGGCCGGGGTGGACCTGATGATGGAGGCCCACTACCGAGCCTTCGGTACCGAGCGGCCGCGGATCCGGGAGCAGGTGCTGGACCTGCTGCGGACAGAGCCGGAGACCATCGTGGCGGTGGTCGCGATGGCGGGCGACACCCCGGTGTGCGGGGCCCGGATGGAGATGCGGCCGGGCACCTCCTTCGCGGGCCTGTGGGGCGGCGGCACGGATCCGCGGTGGCGCGGCCGCGGCATCTACCGCCTGCTGGTGGCCCACCGTGCCCGCGTCGCGGCGGAGCGCGGAATCCCGTACCTCCAGGTGGACGCCTCGGACGAAAGCCGCCCGATCCTGGAGCGGCTGGGCTTCGAAAGGCTGGGCGTGACGGTGCCGTACGTGTGGGCGGGCGCGGTTCCGCCTGGCGCGGCCTCGGCCGGGTAG
- a CDS encoding signal peptidase I has translation MNDDSTIYTGKAAPDAAADRGWLLGHFKDPADPRHSEDVEIKWGVHPKGDERERWATAEKRTALLVLISGRFRLEFPGRTVVLAEQGDYVLWGRGVDHSWYAEEDAVVLTVRWPSIPGYRVDEPDDGEGARALDHPPR, from the coding sequence GTGAACGACGACTCCACCATCTACACCGGCAAGGCCGCCCCGGACGCGGCCGCCGACCGGGGCTGGCTCCTCGGCCACTTCAAGGACCCCGCCGATCCCCGTCACAGCGAGGACGTGGAGATCAAATGGGGCGTCCACCCGAAGGGCGACGAGCGGGAGCGGTGGGCCACCGCCGAGAAGCGCACCGCCCTGCTGGTGCTGATCAGCGGACGCTTCCGGCTGGAGTTCCCCGGCCGGACCGTCGTCCTCGCCGAGCAGGGGGACTACGTGCTGTGGGGCCGCGGGGTCGACCACTCCTGGTACGCGGAGGAGGACGCGGTGGTCCTCACCGTGCGCTGGCCCTCGATCCCCGGCTACCGGGTGGACGAGCCCGACGACGGGGAGGGCGCCCGGGCCTTGGACCACCCGCCCCGGTGA
- a CDS encoding DinB family protein, translating into MERISPPLAGGERETLRAYLDYHRATLAWKCEGLTDEQLRRASMPPSGLSLLGLVRHMAEVERHWFRRVLSGEELPHLWSDTHDFQAAYDASGSTRAEAFAAWEAEVAHARRIEAGADSLDVTAYVPSWKEEASLRLLMLHLIHEYARHNGHADFLREAIDGATGA; encoded by the coding sequence ATGGAACGAATCAGCCCGCCTCTGGCCGGCGGTGAGCGCGAGACGCTGCGGGCGTATCTCGACTATCACCGGGCCACCCTCGCCTGGAAGTGCGAGGGCCTGACCGACGAGCAGTTGCGGCGCGCGTCGATGCCGCCGTCCGGCCTGTCCCTGCTGGGGCTGGTCCGGCACATGGCCGAGGTCGAGCGGCACTGGTTCCGCCGGGTGCTGAGCGGTGAGGAGCTGCCGCACCTGTGGTCGGACACCCACGACTTCCAGGCCGCCTACGACGCCTCCGGCTCCACCCGTGCCGAGGCGTTCGCCGCCTGGGAGGCGGAGGTGGCCCACGCCCGCCGCATCGAGGCCGGCGCCGACTCCCTCGACGTGACGGCGTACGTCCCGAGTTGGAAGGAGGAGGCTTCGCTGCGCCTGCTCATGCTCCACCTCATCCACGAGTACGCCCGCCACAACGGCCACGCCGACTTCCTGCGGGAGGCGATCGACGGGGCGACGGGGGCCTGA
- a CDS encoding penicillin acylase family protein gives MSSVSSETSAYEVFRDPWGIPHLRAADHLRLAYAQGRATAFDRAWQLEVERHRAQGSSAAFLGAESVAWDRFARQCRLDDTARRCWETLEADDAATAAWVRAYVDGVNDGLAAGAARDGRFARTGLTPTPWEPWVPLAIWTATHVLFAGFATKLWRDRAARALGGEAATLFATDGPGTAGSNGWLVPGDRTATGSAIIAGDPHRFIEDPGVYQQIRLSCPEYDVLGLAVPGVPGLAHFGHTGTAAWAITNAMADYQDLYVEKLREQGPVLEALGPDGVWEPVARHTETIAVAGGADVEVEVLETARGPVVVREGADGSDRTLSLRYPPRVRRDLGFAALPALLRARTVADVDRALDGWAEPVNVVHAADSEGGLLHRVAGAVPLRDPAGRLRPVPAWDPRHAWQGWSETPAEPVQGFAVMANARGIASPLGVEFAPPHRANRIRELLSGQAEWSPKAMADVHADTHLASAAPLLALLPGFADLTPAAEALRTRLLAWDRHMEADSADATVFSAFRTATVRRLAADPVFADLWGAPTGPEVFHPWLYLVPRIGYALEGLLASPLLPGLDRAAHVRAALEETAAAGAPDTPWSEVHRLTPWSALPDDEARWPGLGGDHDCVNATSSVPGFTDLTARASAARYVWDLARREDSLWAVPLGADGVTGSPHHRDQLPLWARCELVPVVTDWSRLTKESI, from the coding sequence GTGAGCAGTGTGAGCAGCGAAACCAGCGCGTACGAGGTCTTCCGCGACCCCTGGGGCATCCCGCACCTCCGCGCGGCCGACCACCTCCGGCTCGCCTACGCCCAGGGCCGCGCCACCGCCTTCGACCGCGCCTGGCAGCTGGAGGTCGAACGGCACCGCGCCCAGGGCTCCAGCGCCGCCTTCCTCGGCGCCGAATCCGTCGCCTGGGACCGCTTCGCCCGCCAGTGCCGCCTCGACGACACCGCCCGGCGCTGCTGGGAAACCCTCGAAGCCGACGACGCCGCCACCGCCGCCTGGGTCCGCGCCTATGTGGACGGGGTCAACGACGGCCTCGCCGCCGGCGCCGCCCGCGACGGGCGCTTCGCCCGTACCGGCCTCACCCCCACCCCCTGGGAGCCGTGGGTTCCGCTGGCGATCTGGACCGCCACGCACGTGCTGTTCGCCGGGTTCGCCACCAAGCTGTGGCGCGATCGGGCGGCCCGCGCCCTCGGCGGCGAAGCGGCCACCCTCTTCGCCACGGACGGCCCCGGCACCGCCGGCAGCAACGGCTGGCTGGTGCCTGGCGACCGGACGGCCACCGGTTCGGCGATCATCGCGGGCGACCCGCACCGGTTCATCGAGGACCCGGGCGTCTACCAGCAGATACGTCTCTCCTGCCCGGAGTACGACGTCCTCGGCCTCGCCGTCCCCGGCGTCCCCGGCCTCGCCCACTTCGGGCACACCGGCACCGCCGCCTGGGCCATCACCAACGCGATGGCGGACTACCAGGACCTGTACGTCGAGAAGCTGCGCGAGCAGGGCCCCGTCCTGGAGGCGCTGGGCCCCGACGGCGTCTGGGAGCCCGTCGCCCGGCACACGGAGACCATCGCGGTGGCCGGCGGCGCGGACGTCGAGGTCGAGGTCCTGGAGACGGCCCGCGGCCCGGTCGTCGTCCGCGAGGGCGCCGACGGAAGCGACCGCACCCTCTCCCTGCGCTACCCGCCCCGCGTCCGCCGGGACCTGGGCTTCGCCGCCCTCCCCGCCCTGTTGCGCGCCCGCACCGTCGCCGACGTCGACCGCGCCCTCGACGGCTGGGCCGAGCCCGTCAACGTCGTCCACGCCGCCGACTCCGAGGGCGGCCTGCTGCACCGCGTCGCGGGCGCCGTACCCCTGCGCGACCCCGCGGGCCGGCTGCGCCCCGTCCCCGCCTGGGACCCCCGCCACGCCTGGCAGGGCTGGTCCGAGACCCCCGCCGAACCCGTGCAGGGCTTCGCCGTCATGGCGAACGCGCGCGGGATCGCCTCGCCGCTCGGCGTGGAGTTCGCTCCCCCGCACCGCGCCAACCGCATCCGCGAGCTGCTCAGCGGCCAGGCGGAGTGGTCCCCGAAGGCGATGGCCGACGTACACGCGGACACGCACCTGGCCTCGGCCGCGCCGCTGCTCGCCCTGCTGCCCGGCTTCGCGGACCTGACCCCGGCGGCGGAGGCGCTGCGCACCCGACTGCTGGCCTGGGACCGGCACATGGAGGCCGACAGCGCCGACGCCACCGTCTTCTCGGCCTTCCGGACGGCGACCGTCCGCCGCCTCGCCGCCGATCCCGTGTTCGCGGACCTGTGGGGCGCGCCGACCGGCCCGGAGGTCTTCCACCCCTGGCTGTACCTGGTCCCCCGGATCGGCTACGCCCTCGAAGGCCTGCTCGCGAGCCCGCTGCTGCCGGGACTGGACCGCGCCGCGCACGTCCGCGCCGCGCTGGAGGAGACGGCGGCGGCCGGCGCCCCCGACACCCCGTGGTCCGAGGTCCACCGACTCACCCCCTGGTCGGCGCTCCCCGACGACGAGGCCCGGTGGCCCGGCCTGGGCGGCGACCACGACTGCGTGAACGCGACCTCCTCCGTCCCCGGTTTCACCGACCTCACCGCCCGCGCGTCGGCGGCCCGTTACGTCTGGGACCTCGCCCGCCGCGAGGACAGCCTCTGGGCGGTACCGCTGGGCGCGGACGGCGTCACCGGCTCGCCCCACCACCGCGACCAGCTCCCGCTGTGGGCGCGGTGCGAACTCGTACCGGTCGTCACGGACTGGTCCCGCCTCACCAAGGAATCGATATGA